One segment of Trichlorobacter ammonificans DNA contains the following:
- a CDS encoding chemotaxis protein CheW codes for MSNALVPMKAVDGHAGDRGELIQLVSFSLDNEEYGVDVLKVREIIRMPIITRVPNTPHYVQGVINLRGKVIPIIAMRARFGLSSAGHDKQTRIMVMDVSGELMGFVVDSVSEVIRISSSEIQPSPAVMTSGIDQECISGVINQADRLLVLLNLENMFSAEERQFFTNM; via the coding sequence ATGTCAAATGCCTTGGTGCCGATGAAGGCGGTCGATGGCCATGCCGGTGATCGCGGCGAGCTGATCCAATTGGTCAGCTTCAGCCTTGATAACGAGGAATACGGCGTTGACGTCCTGAAGGTACGGGAGATCATCCGGATGCCGATCATCACCCGGGTGCCCAACACGCCGCACTATGTGCAGGGGGTCATCAACCTGCGGGGCAAGGTGATTCCGATCATCGCCATGCGAGCCCGTTTTGGGCTTTCCTCCGCCGGCCACGACAAGCAGACCCGCATCATGGTCATGGATGTCAGCGGCGAGCTGATGGGATTCGTGGTGGACTCCGTTTCAGAGGTCATCCGCATCTCCAGCAGCGAGATACAGCCGTCGCCGGCAGTCATGACCAGTGGCATCGACCAGGAGTGCATTTCAGGGGTGATCAATCAGGCCGACCGCCTGTTGGTCCTGCTGAACCTCGAAAATATGTTCTCTGCCGAGGAACGTCAGTTTTTCACCAACATGTAG